A window of the Bacteroidia bacterium genome harbors these coding sequences:
- a CDS encoding STAS domain-containing protein, with translation MKFSVDKSDKLWAITLEENKLDARIAPDLKSEFTIMANRGVRNIVLDLSKVSFVDSSGLSAVLLGQRVCKSMGGIMVLCGVKDSVMKILQIAQLDKSLDILPTLDEAIECVFLHEIENEISLQDKRLKEIEDDFPIEEEEEIAMSKKGKKFDDEYEDSEEDEVEEFEDTFEDDEDDFEDEKPKRRRK, from the coding sequence ATGAAGTTTTCAGTAGATAAAAGCGATAAGCTCTGGGCTATTACACTTGAAGAAAATAAGCTAGATGCCCGCATCGCTCCTGATTTAAAGAGCGAGTTCACTATTATGGCAAACCGCGGCGTGAGAAACATTGTACTGGATTTATCCAAAGTATCATTCGTAGATAGCTCAGGATTAAGTGCTGTACTTTTAGGTCAGCGTGTATGCAAAAGTATGGGGGGTATCATGGTTTTATGCGGAGTAAAAGACTCTGTAATGAAAATTTTACAAATTGCACAGTTAGACAAAAGCCTGGATATTCTACCTACCTTAGATGAAGCAATAGAGTGCGTATTCTTACATGAAATTGAAAACGAAATATCCCTCCAAGATAAACGGCTCAAAGAAATAGAAGATGATTTTCCAATCGAGGAGGAAGAAGAAATAGCTATGAGCAAAAAAGGCAAAAAGTTTGATGACGAATACGAAGATAGTGAAGAAGACGAAGTAGAAGAATTCGAAGACACTTTTGAGGATGACGAAGATGATTTTGAAGATGAAAAACCTAAAAGACGTAGAAAATAA
- the dnaG gene encoding DNA primase codes for MKIPETLVEQIKLQADMVEVIGTYVKLKKRGRTYVGLCPFHHEKTPSFHVNPVMGIYKCFGCGAGGDIIRFLIEHEKYSYVEALKFLAEKYNIPFYWQESDFVDTSETESLYIVNQFAQQFFTQQLWESQEGKVALDYLKKRGIKKEWIEKFQLGYAPAQNNLLMQEAIKKQYELKYLLQTGLIKQNEDTQQYYDTFKGRLMFPIHTPSGKIAGFAGRILTEDKNTPKYLNSTESPIYHKSSLLYGLFHARMPIRKNDEVFLTEGYLDVISLHQSGIENAVASSGTAFTEEQAQILTKLTKNITIFYDGDTAGKKASFKAMEILLPYNAHIQIIPLPSEDDPDSFAQKHTPDEVKTYLQTQKQDAILYKFEYLYHQAQNDPNQRSKVQQDLLQDILLIPNPITQQEYIYQIARIARVPEEHLFREFQNQLELYKKQKKQSNTTSVNTPSPPTHSSSHYSETQEREILRLLLLYGDTYIQELNAFVFQILAQEITQVDEEIKNPYYQQIYKYLMEQYQLHHSANLHPLIHHEDKTLSSIVVDIIAERNKHEYSPEWIRRDGLDFSLDKNLPKSLQYAILYLRKKNIEALIQENLQNLKSIPADDHEKIEAHLRLHQNLILIRSNILSELGIVIS; via the coding sequence ATGAAAATTCCAGAGACTTTGGTAGAGCAAATAAAGTTACAAGCAGATATGGTGGAAGTTATAGGTACTTATGTAAAGCTCAAAAAAAGAGGTAGAACTTACGTAGGTCTGTGTCCTTTTCATCATGAAAAAACACCTTCTTTTCACGTTAATCCTGTTATGGGGATATACAAATGTTTTGGTTGTGGTGCAGGCGGAGATATAATTCGTTTTTTGATAGAACATGAAAAATACTCATACGTAGAAGCTTTAAAGTTTTTAGCAGAAAAGTATAACATTCCTTTTTATTGGCAAGAAAGTGATTTTGTAGATACATCAGAAACGGAAAGTTTATATATAGTTAATCAATTTGCTCAACAGTTTTTTACGCAGCAATTATGGGAAAGTCAAGAAGGCAAAGTTGCCCTTGATTATCTTAAAAAGAGAGGAATCAAAAAAGAATGGATTGAGAAATTTCAATTAGGATACGCACCTGCTCAAAACAATCTATTGATGCAAGAAGCAATCAAAAAACAATATGAGCTTAAATACTTGCTGCAAACAGGTTTAATTAAGCAAAATGAAGATACACAGCAGTATTACGACACTTTCAAAGGTAGGTTAATGTTTCCTATTCATACGCCCAGCGGTAAAATAGCCGGTTTTGCAGGTAGAATACTTACCGAAGATAAAAACACACCTAAATATCTTAATTCTACTGAAAGCCCTATCTATCATAAAAGTAGTCTTTTGTATGGCTTATTTCATGCGCGTATGCCCATCCGTAAAAATGATGAAGTCTTTCTTACAGAAGGCTATTTGGATGTTATTTCTTTACATCAGTCTGGAATAGAAAATGCCGTAGCTAGCAGCGGTACTGCTTTTACCGAAGAGCAAGCCCAAATCCTAACTAAATTAACTAAAAACATTACTATTTTTTATGATGGTGATACAGCAGGTAAGAAGGCTTCTTTCAAAGCAATGGAAATTCTGTTACCCTACAATGCCCACATACAGATTATTCCCTTACCTTCCGAAGATGACCCTGATTCTTTTGCACAAAAACACACTCCTGATGAAGTAAAAACCTATTTACAAACTCAAAAACAAGATGCTATTCTTTACAAATTTGAATACCTTTATCATCAAGCTCAAAATGATCCTAATCAACGAAGTAAAGTACAGCAAGACCTTCTTCAAGACATACTGCTTATACCTAACCCTATTACTCAACAAGAATACATCTATCAAATTGCTAGAATCGCGCGCGTTCCCGAAGAACACCTATTTCGTGAGTTTCAAAATCAATTAGAACTCTATAAAAAGCAAAAAAAACAATCTAACACTACTTCTGTAAATACTCCCTCCCCCCCTACTCATAGCTCTTCCCATTATTCAGAAACGCAAGAAAGAGAAATTTTACGACTATTACTTTTGTATGGCGATACGTACATTCAAGAATTGAATGCGTTTGTATTTCAAATTTTAGCTCAAGAAATTACCCAAGTAGATGAAGAGATTAAAAATCCCTACTACCAACAGATCTACAAGTATTTAATGGAGCAGTATCAACTTCATCACAGTGCTAACTTGCATCCCCTTATTCATCATGAAGATAAAACTTTGTCAAGTATTGTAGTAGATATAATCGCCGAAAGGAATAAGCACGAATATAGTCCTGAATGGATACGAAGGGATGGTTTAGATTTTAGTCTTGACAAAAATTTACCCAAAAGCTTGCAATATGCTATTTTGTACCTTCGCAAAAAGAACATAGAAGCTCTCATTCAAGAGAATTTGCAAAACCTAAAAAGTATTCCTGCTGATGACCACGAAAAAATAGAAGCTCATTTGCGCTTACATCAAAACTTAATTTTAATTCGTAGCAATATTCTTTCAGAGTTAGGTATAGTGATTAGTTAG
- a CDS encoding polyprenol monophosphomannose synthase, whose product MHKVLVIIPTYNEVENIERMLHAVMQLDTPIDVLVVDDNSQDGTADAVKNTMLRYPNRIFLAQRAGKLGLGTAYIHGFKWALQKDYEFICEMDADFSHNPADLPRLVQACINGADVAIGSRYKKGVNVINWPMSRVLMSYFASKYVKFITRLPVHDATAGFVCYRREVLEKIDLDSVKFVGYAFQIEMKFKAWKHGFILEEIPIIFTDRTAGQSKMSMKIFLEAFFGVIKLKVSSWFKKWN is encoded by the coding sequence ATGCATAAGGTATTAGTTATTATTCCTACCTACAATGAAGTAGAAAACATAGAACGCATGCTGCACGCTGTTATGCAATTGGACACTCCCATAGACGTATTAGTAGTAGATGATAACTCTCAAGACGGCACAGCAGACGCGGTAAAAAATACTATGCTGCGCTATCCGAATCGGATTTTTTTGGCACAGCGAGCTGGAAAGTTAGGATTAGGTACAGCATACATACACGGCTTTAAGTGGGCTTTACAGAAAGATTATGAATTTATTTGTGAAATGGATGCTGATTTTTCCCATAATCCTGCGGATTTACCGCGATTAGTCCAAGCTTGTATAAATGGCGCGGATGTGGCTATTGGCAGTAGATACAAAAAAGGTGTAAATGTAATCAATTGGCCTATGAGCAGAGTATTGATGAGCTATTTTGCAAGTAAATATGTAAAATTCATTACACGTTTACCCGTTCATGATGCTACCGCAGGTTTTGTTTGCTATCGGCGAGAAGTATTAGAAAAAATAGACCTTGACAGTGTCAAATTTGTGGGATATGCTTTTCAAATAGAGATGAAATTTAAGGCTTGGAAGCATGGATTCATATTAGAAGAAATTCCTATCATATTCACTGACCGCACCGCAGGACAATCTAAAATGAGTATGAAAATTTTTTTAGAAGCCTTTTTTGGGGTTATCAAACTTAAAGTAAGTAGTTGGTTCAAAAAGTGGAATTGA